From Sphingobacterium bambusae:
CGTTAAAAAAGTTATTTTTGCTAAGTGTTTATAAATTTGGACGACTTTTTGCTTTTTAACAATCTATAATATAATTTCAATGTGTAAACGTATTATTGGCCTGGGATTATTTTTACTAACCCTGATAACTTCGCTTATTACTTCGTGCGCGAGTCGGCGAGAACTCGTATACTTTCAGCCTGATTCCGTAGATTTGATTTCATCCTATGAATTGAATGCGCCTAAGTTGCAGCCGGGAGACATATTAGCTATTTCAATAACGGCAGATGATATACGTGCTACGCAGCCCTTTAATCAAATATCCCCCTATCAGGGTGTGAACGGGACTATACAGCCGACCAACCCTTTTATTCCTACTTATGCTATTGATGTTAATGGGGATATCGATTTCCCGAAACTCGGCAAAATAAGGATTGCCGGAAAAACTCGTACGCAAGCGATGGATTTTCTGCGTAATGAAGTTAGCAAATATATCATAGATCCTGGTGTGAGCATGGAGGTCCGGAATTTTAGGGTCACGGTGCTAGGCGAAGTCCGTAATCCAGGCACATTCTCCGTAAATAATGACAGAATAACCGTATTAGAGGCGTTAGGATTAGCGGGAGACTTAACAATAAATGGTGTACGAAAAAATGTGCTGGTTATTCGTGAGCAAAATGGTAACAAACGCGAGTTTCGACTAGATTTAACAAAACGAGAATCTTTGAATTCACCAGTGTATTATCTTGCCCAGAATGACGTTATCTACGTAGAGCCCAACGGAGCCCGAGTGCAATCTTCAAAGTACACACAAAATACCTCCGTTTTCGTTTCCATTGGGGGTGTTATAATTTCGGTGATCGCAGTGCTTACCCGTTAACCTAAAATAATCTAAATGAATATAAATTCTACGCAGCAATCCAGAAAGCTTGACTCACAAGAAATTAATGTGAAGCAGTTATTTGAGCAATATACCTACTATT
This genomic window contains:
- a CDS encoding polysaccharide biosynthesis/export family protein; translation: MCKRIIGLGLFLLTLITSLITSCASRRELVYFQPDSVDLISSYELNAPKLQPGDILAISITADDIRATQPFNQISPYQGVNGTIQPTNPFIPTYAIDVNGDIDFPKLGKIRIAGKTRTQAMDFLRNEVSKYIIDPGVSMEVRNFRVTVLGEVRNPGTFSVNNDRITVLEALGLAGDLTINGVRKNVLVIREQNGNKREFRLDLTKRESLNSPVYYLAQNDVIYVEPNGARVQSSKYTQNTSVFVSIGGVIISVIAVLTR